A single Paenibacillus kribbensis DNA region contains:
- a CDS encoding phosphotransferase enzyme family protein: protein MEAILRRHWPEWNGTLQKRTGGWNNTTYFVKSGGRSGVLRVYDTHRDRDKIEFEHAVLQALSKHSLSFRIPQPIPTVTGETLAQLEKESGKYVCLFEYIEGISPLEQDSSFAYSFGETTGELSAVLAAFKLELTPVYRPYYALQQSYPLCNRETVQGFCLHPPEPLKALHKELKLIGKVYEEITDSLHALEELPHQLVHGDLNASNLLVKDSDCSLVTALLDFEFCTLDVRVMEPAVILSGFLGQPEEATAVRDFCQGFSRRVHLSSDEIDALPVLMLLRKVDVFLHFLSRFLEGTDQSHVLQEQVKQIANDLLQLSSSSSWIQEEMAQAGTV from the coding sequence TTGGAAGCAATACTAAGACGGCACTGGCCGGAGTGGAACGGGACGTTGCAAAAACGAACCGGGGGTTGGAATAATACGACGTATTTTGTTAAGAGTGGTGGGCGAAGCGGGGTGCTGCGCGTGTACGATACACACAGGGATCGGGACAAAATCGAATTTGAGCATGCGGTGTTGCAGGCGCTGAGTAAGCATTCTCTGTCATTCAGGATACCCCAGCCTATTCCGACGGTCACGGGAGAGACGCTCGCTCAACTGGAGAAGGAAAGTGGTAAATATGTGTGTCTGTTCGAATACATAGAAGGCATATCACCCCTGGAGCAGGATTCAAGCTTTGCTTATTCCTTTGGCGAGACTACGGGGGAATTATCTGCTGTGCTTGCGGCATTCAAGCTTGAATTGACTCCAGTCTATCGACCGTATTACGCCTTGCAGCAATCCTATCCTTTGTGTAACCGGGAAACGGTTCAAGGCTTTTGTTTACATCCGCCTGAGCCTCTGAAAGCTTTGCATAAAGAACTGAAATTAATAGGAAAAGTTTATGAAGAGATTACAGATTCGCTTCATGCATTGGAAGAGCTGCCGCATCAGCTTGTACATGGAGACCTGAACGCTTCCAATTTGTTGGTAAAGGATTCGGATTGTAGTCTAGTAACTGCACTGCTTGATTTTGAATTTTGTACGCTAGACGTTCGGGTCATGGAACCAGCGGTCATCTTGTCAGGTTTTTTGGGACAACCGGAGGAGGCGACAGCAGTTCGGGATTTTTGCCAGGGCTTCAGCCGCCGAGTTCATCTGTCCTCCGACGAGATTGATGCTTTACCTGTATTGATGCTGCTTAGGAAGGTAGATGTATTTCTTCATTTTTTGAGTCGCTTTCTGGAAGGAACGGATCAGTCACACGTATTGCAAGAGCAGGTCAAACAGATTGCGAACGACTTGCTCCAACTGTCTTCCAGCAGTAGCTGGATTCAGGAGGAGATGGCTCAAGCTGGAACAGTATAG
- a CDS encoding response regulator, which translates to MYKVFIVDDEPFIIEGLYDIVDWTSFGLEIVGHAENGSLALEALASRPVDVLITDISMPTMNGLRLIHEARKLHADLKAIVLSGFNEFDYLKEGMKLGIENYLLKPINVEELESTLCNTTEKLDRSRLDQQYETFGVQVLKENTLYRWLTGQIAPTEFQERAELIGFSLNIPFMEVAVLRTEEDSAGMHQQLRQYIQHQPDLTLFHDVDMDSVIIAALPNYDEGRQDLITLLEDFSVQWSTDGEETVYIGIGSASSLAAAPRSYNEAKKSLEYFMIYDDRRIIDYTLLEESEGYGGETCSIDWKDYAKLIIARDLDALTARIQSDFEQIQHLERVTPDELRNMALELVIRFKMELESIKHSNESERFQQGLHQIKCCTTLAELVSALQHVATETVNSLLQDMKNPIVSQVLFYIHVHYAKEQLKNTNLKVHEIARNVGYWETGYFYKQFRKYVGISPTDYKGLG; encoded by the coding sequence ATGTATAAAGTATTTATTGTAGACGATGAGCCTTTTATCATTGAGGGATTATACGATATTGTGGATTGGACCTCTTTTGGGCTGGAAATTGTCGGACATGCGGAAAATGGATCTTTGGCGCTGGAAGCGCTGGCCTCCAGACCCGTGGACGTACTGATTACGGACATTTCTATGCCAACGATGAATGGTCTCAGGCTGATTCATGAGGCGAGAAAGCTGCATGCTGACTTGAAGGCGATTGTGTTGAGCGGATTTAATGAATTTGATTACTTGAAGGAAGGCATGAAGCTGGGCATCGAAAATTACCTTCTGAAGCCGATTAATGTGGAGGAACTGGAATCCACTTTGTGCAATACAACGGAGAAGCTGGACAGGTCCCGGTTGGATCAACAATATGAGACGTTCGGGGTGCAGGTTCTCAAGGAAAATACGTTGTACCGTTGGCTGACAGGACAGATTGCGCCTACAGAATTTCAGGAGCGCGCTGAATTGATAGGTTTTTCGTTAAATATCCCCTTTATGGAGGTAGCCGTGTTACGGACGGAAGAGGATTCGGCAGGAATGCATCAACAGTTAAGGCAGTACATTCAGCACCAGCCCGATTTAACATTATTTCACGATGTTGATATGGATAGTGTAATCATTGCCGCACTACCGAATTATGATGAGGGCAGACAGGACTTGATAACGCTGTTGGAGGATTTTTCTGTTCAATGGTCGACGGACGGGGAAGAAACGGTGTATATCGGGATAGGTAGCGCCAGTTCGCTTGCTGCAGCTCCACGCAGCTATAATGAAGCTAAAAAATCTTTGGAATATTTTATGATATATGATGACCGCCGGATCATTGACTATACGCTGCTGGAGGAGAGCGAAGGCTACGGTGGCGAGACTTGTTCCATCGACTGGAAGGATTATGCGAAGCTGATTATAGCAAGAGACCTGGATGCGCTTACCGCACGGATTCAGAGTGATTTTGAGCAGATACAGCATCTTGAAAGGGTTACCCCGGATGAATTGCGGAATATGGCGCTGGAGCTGGTGATCCGGTTCAAGATGGAGCTGGAGAGCATCAAGCATTCCAATGAGTCGGAACGGTTTCAGCAGGGGCTTCACCAGATAAAATGCTGTACGACATTGGCAGAGCTGGTGAGCGCGCTTCAGCATGTGGCGACAGAGACGGTGAATTCACTGCTGCAAGATATGAAAAATCCTATCGTAAGTCAGGTGCTGTTCTATATCCATGTTCATTATGCCAAGGAGCAGCTTAAAAACACCAATCTCAAGGTACACGAAATTGCGCGGAACGTGGGGTATTGGGAGACGGGTTATTTTTATAAGCAGTTCAGAAAATATGTGGGCATTTCCCCGACAGACTATAAAGGATTGGGATAA
- a CDS encoding DUF1697 domain-containing protein, whose product MIYIALLRGINVGGNNKIQMTRLKETFEKADMGHVTTYINSGNIIFSSQIQSNQELSLILEQAILEDFGLPIRVIVRNMKEIQSIMEALPNEWSNDTQMKSDVLFLWDEINDISVLDKLPLKPGIGQVIYTTGAVLFSVSKEQVTKSGLTKLVGTKLYQQMTVRNVNTTRQIYKLMQTAEQEEL is encoded by the coding sequence ATGATCTATATCGCATTACTGCGAGGCATCAATGTTGGCGGCAACAACAAGATTCAGATGACGAGGCTTAAAGAAACGTTTGAAAAGGCAGACATGGGCCATGTGACAACTTACATCAATTCTGGAAATATCATTTTTTCCAGTCAGATCCAGTCCAACCAGGAGCTATCGCTCATACTGGAACAGGCGATTCTGGAGGATTTTGGCTTACCTATCCGTGTCATCGTCCGTAATATGAAAGAGATTCAGAGCATTATGGAGGCACTGCCGAATGAATGGTCTAATGATACGCAGATGAAAAGTGATGTATTGTTCCTGTGGGATGAAATTAACGATATTTCCGTTCTGGACAAGCTTCCTTTGAAACCGGGAATAGGCCAGGTAATATATACGACCGGGGCCGTTCTGTTTTCGGTCAGCAAAGAACAAGTCACAAAAAGCGGGTTAACAAAATTAGTCGGCACCAAGCTGTATCAGCAAATGACTGTGCGGAATGTGAACACAACACGGCAGATCTATAAGCTGATGCAAACGGCTGAACAGGAAGAGTTGTAG
- a CDS encoding ADP-ribosylglycohydrolase family protein, with amino-acid sequence MALIKDRFFGCLVGLAVGDALGTTVEFSSPGTFEPVTDIVGGGVFGLKPGQWTDDTSMALCLAESLVRKDEFDPADQMRRYTNWYYVGYMSSTGTCFDIGGATRGALHRFEATGDPYSGSVDPMSAGNGSIMRLAPVAMAYANRPEEAVMYAEMSSRTTHGAVESVEACAVLASILVAALQGADKEAMLSADVCRKWWRDKPTYSTAIEEIIQGSYRHKEPPEIQGTGYVIRSLEAALWAFYHSTSFEEGALLAVNLGDDADTTGAVYGQIAGAYYGISGIPSHWREKLAMKETIDELTEALWKKAEKS; translated from the coding sequence ATGGCACTTATCAAGGATCGTTTTTTTGGATGCCTGGTTGGGCTGGCCGTGGGTGATGCTTTGGGAACCACGGTGGAATTCAGTAGTCCAGGTACATTTGAGCCTGTAACGGATATCGTGGGTGGCGGTGTGTTTGGATTGAAGCCGGGACAGTGGACGGATGATACATCCATGGCGCTCTGTTTGGCCGAGAGTTTGGTACGAAAAGATGAATTTGATCCGGCAGACCAAATGCGGCGATACACGAATTGGTACTATGTAGGATATATGAGCAGCACAGGAACGTGCTTTGATATCGGTGGTGCGACAAGAGGGGCGCTGCATCGGTTCGAAGCCACTGGAGATCCATACAGCGGATCTGTTGACCCCATGAGCGCGGGAAACGGCTCCATTATGAGGCTTGCACCTGTGGCTATGGCCTATGCGAACCGTCCGGAAGAGGCGGTGATGTACGCTGAGATGAGCTCGCGCACCACCCATGGAGCAGTCGAAAGTGTTGAGGCCTGCGCTGTGCTTGCTTCAATCCTTGTAGCAGCTCTGCAAGGGGCAGACAAAGAAGCCATGTTATCGGCCGATGTGTGCCGTAAGTGGTGGCGGGACAAGCCAACTTATTCGACAGCAATTGAAGAAATCATCCAGGGATCTTACCGTCATAAGGAGCCGCCCGAAATACAGGGAACCGGTTATGTCATTCGTTCCCTTGAGGCTGCGTTGTGGGCATTTTACCATTCGACTTCGTTCGAGGAGGGGGCACTGCTGGCAGTGAATCTGGGGGATGACGCCGATACAACCGGAGCGGTGTACGGGCAGATTGCAGGAGCTTATTATGGAATAAGCGGTATCCCGAGTCATTGGCGCGAGAAGCTGGCGATGAAGGAGACGATTGATGAGCTGACTGAGGCTTTATGGAAGAAGGCCGAAAAAAGCTAA
- a CDS encoding alpha-mannosidase gives MSERRDESINNQAISREVDTYTGSKTTAHIISHTHWDREWYLPYEKHHMRLISLMDSLLDKLEQDPDYKSFYLDGQTIILEDYLQIRPEHKERLEQHIRNGRIFIGPWYILQDAFLTSGEANVRNMQVGHRDAERYGNPSKIGYFPDTFGLVGQTPQLMLQSGITNVFFGRGVKPTGFNNTVSDRGYESSFSELLWTGPDGSEVLGILFANWYSNGNEVPTDEAEAKVYWKRKLDDAQKYASTGELLFMNGCDHQPLQLDLPKAIRTAQKLYPDIEFVHSNFNDYLTSLKQASQRQLSSVKGEFRSQRTDGWGTLVNTASARVYLKQMNQLGQVMLEKVAEPLATFAHLLGQAYPHHLFTYAWKTLMQNHPHDSICGCSVDEVHREMVIRFDKSRHVAESIVDESIEVIAQAVDTTDFSRFGEDALPLVIFNTSGWERSGIVSAELEVVRLYFREGYTLEEASHRVKKVDLSGRVLVDCEGCPVACKVEDLGLQFGYDLPDDRFRQPYMSRRVRLTFEVERVPLLGLKTYAWLRSNVKTDPSSLFHGSRSMENDLLHVEIADNGSFTLTDKRTGRCYKDLGVYENVGDIGNEYMFRQPEGEQALTTEDLIADIRVLEDTPYLASMEIVHHWEIPASADETLEQEQRELVYYPHRQAQRSRQTVPLTIRTVISLSRNSRGVSMKITFNNQAKDHRLRALFPTDIDSAEHRVDSMFEIAIRDNEPSPEWENPSNTQHQQAFVDVSGGQTGLTVANLGLNEYEMLRDGRNTIAVTLLRSVGELGDWGWFPTPEAQCLGEHTARLEIIPHDGDGIQSGAYTEAYQYQIPWIVKQTGIHAGTVAPDYAPFDWKSTELAFSSMKMNELSGDVLLRWYNMSHIVAQLLIKPRPQQYDFYKSNILEEQGESITVDSSGELHQAVKPHELFTLGFKVKTHQ, from the coding sequence ATGAGCGAGCGCAGGGATGAATCAATCAACAATCAAGCGATAAGCAGGGAAGTAGACACATACACGGGTAGCAAGACGACAGCACATATTATTTCGCATACCCACTGGGATCGGGAGTGGTATTTGCCTTATGAGAAGCACCATATGCGCCTGATTAGCCTGATGGATTCTCTGCTGGATAAACTGGAGCAGGACCCGGATTATAAAAGCTTTTATCTGGACGGGCAGACGATCATTCTGGAGGATTATCTACAGATTCGGCCCGAGCATAAGGAACGGTTAGAGCAGCATATTCGCAATGGTCGTATTTTTATCGGACCCTGGTACATTTTGCAGGATGCTTTTCTGACTAGCGGCGAAGCCAATGTACGCAATATGCAGGTTGGGCACCGCGATGCCGAACGTTATGGCAATCCGTCCAAGATCGGATACTTCCCCGATACGTTTGGTCTGGTTGGGCAGACTCCACAGCTGATGCTACAGTCGGGGATTACGAATGTATTTTTCGGACGGGGCGTAAAGCCCACAGGGTTTAACAATACAGTGTCGGATAGAGGCTACGAGTCCTCCTTTTCGGAACTGTTATGGACGGGGCCAGACGGATCGGAGGTACTCGGTATTTTATTCGCCAACTGGTATTCCAACGGCAATGAGGTCCCGACAGATGAGGCGGAAGCCAAGGTTTATTGGAAGCGTAAACTGGATGATGCACAAAAATATGCTTCAACTGGCGAGCTGCTGTTCATGAACGGTTGCGATCATCAGCCTTTACAGCTTGATTTACCGAAAGCAATCCGTACGGCACAGAAGCTTTATCCGGATATCGAGTTTGTTCATTCCAATTTCAACGATTATCTGACCTCTCTGAAACAGGCTTCCCAACGGCAACTCTCGTCTGTGAAGGGGGAGTTTCGCAGTCAGCGCACGGATGGCTGGGGAACGCTGGTGAATACGGCTTCTGCCCGGGTGTATTTGAAACAGATGAACCAGTTGGGACAAGTGATGCTGGAAAAAGTGGCTGAGCCGCTTGCGACCTTCGCGCATCTGTTGGGGCAGGCTTATCCTCATCATTTGTTCACCTATGCCTGGAAAACACTGATGCAGAATCATCCGCATGACAGTATTTGCGGCTGTAGTGTGGACGAGGTGCACCGTGAGATGGTGATTCGGTTTGATAAGAGCCGTCATGTAGCCGAGAGCATTGTGGATGAAAGCATAGAGGTCATTGCACAAGCAGTAGATACGACGGACTTCAGCCGCTTTGGAGAAGATGCGTTGCCGCTCGTGATTTTTAATACGTCCGGCTGGGAACGCAGTGGTATAGTGTCGGCAGAACTTGAAGTGGTGCGTCTGTACTTCCGTGAAGGATACACGCTTGAGGAGGCCTCTCATCGAGTGAAGAAAGTGGATCTTTCCGGGCGCGTACTGGTAGACTGTGAAGGGTGTCCGGTGGCATGCAAGGTGGAGGACCTCGGGCTACAGTTCGGTTATGATTTACCGGATGACCGATTCCGTCAGCCTTACATGTCTCGTCGGGTTCGCCTTACCTTTGAGGTTGAACGTGTACCCCTGCTAGGCTTAAAAACCTATGCTTGGCTGAGAAGCAATGTCAAGACTGACCCCTCTTCACTTTTTCATGGCAGTCGAAGTATGGAAAATGATCTGCTTCACGTCGAAATTGCGGATAACGGCTCTTTTACCCTGACGGATAAACGTACAGGCCGCTGCTACAAAGACCTTGGCGTATATGAAAATGTTGGTGATATCGGCAACGAGTATATGTTCAGGCAGCCCGAGGGAGAGCAGGCGCTGACCACTGAAGATTTGATCGCTGACATTCGCGTGCTTGAAGATACACCTTATCTGGCATCCATGGAGATTGTCCATCATTGGGAAATACCGGCCTCTGCGGATGAAACGCTGGAGCAGGAGCAGCGAGAACTGGTTTATTATCCGCACCGTCAGGCTCAGCGCTCCCGACAGACCGTTCCGCTGACGATACGGACTGTCATTTCTTTATCTCGGAACAGCAGGGGTGTTTCCATGAAAATCACCTTCAACAACCAGGCCAAGGACCACCGACTTCGCGCTCTGTTTCCGACAGATATAGACTCTGCTGAGCATCGGGTGGACTCCATGTTTGAAATTGCAATTCGGGACAATGAACCCTCACCTGAGTGGGAAAACCCAAGCAACACACAGCATCAGCAGGCGTTTGTGGATGTAAGCGGGGGACAAACCGGTCTGACTGTGGCCAATCTCGGGTTGAATGAATATGAAATGCTGCGTGATGGACGCAACACGATTGCAGTAACGCTGCTTCGCTCAGTTGGCGAGCTGGGTGATTGGGGATGGTTCCCGACGCCAGAAGCGCAATGTCTAGGTGAGCATACCGCCCGTCTGGAGATCATTCCACATGATGGCGACGGTATTCAGTCCGGCGCATATACAGAAGCCTATCAATACCAAATTCCTTGGATTGTAAAACAAACGGGGATCCATGCGGGTACAGTTGCTCCAGATTATGCGCCATTTGACTGGAAAAGCACGGAGCTTGCCTTTTCCTCTATGAAAATGAATGAGCTGTCAGGGGATGTGCTGTTACGCTGGTACAATATGAGTCATATTGTAGCCCAGTTACTTATCAAGCCCAGGCCGCAGCAGTACGATTTTTATAAAAGTAATATTCTTGAAGAACAAGGAGAAAGCATCACAGTTGATTCTTCTGGTGAGCTACATCAGGCTGTAAAGCCGCATGAACTTTTCACACTAGGTTTCAAAGTGAAGACCCACCAATAA
- a CDS encoding MFS transporter: MNIRNKVLFKTALLSISLVLTSASAISAVIPMMLNQLSGVSSSLIESVVTIPSFSMMLFVLLSGPISSRLGKKNTVLLGLLLVVIGGILPMLTTNITWILALRLVLGAGLGMFNSLAVSLISDFFEGDERAQLVGFQSAVQGLGSSLATFVAGQLALINWQFAFLCYAITIPIALLFFLVIPEPERGEPAVSSTGTGRRSGGVSIPVLGLGAALFLFMTFIMIVYTKTGIMIAEKSMSNADFLGTALTLFSLSTMIAGFLFGRIYKWLRNYAPFISSLLTATGFVLLWFAQNVTLVTVAMLIIGFSFALFIPYIFTILTKIVPKGSETISISIAMVGSNLGAFASPYVIKLVGMLFGNETASFAFLVSAIVFMIAALICLGIAIRGKGSKTQAAVHS, from the coding sequence ATGAATATTAGGAACAAAGTGTTGTTTAAAACGGCGTTGCTGTCCATTTCCTTAGTTCTGACATCAGCGAGTGCCATTTCGGCTGTCATACCGATGATGCTGAATCAATTATCAGGAGTTTCCAGCTCGCTGATTGAAAGCGTAGTTACGATTCCATCTTTCTCGATGATGCTGTTTGTGCTGTTGAGTGGTCCGATCTCTTCCCGATTGGGCAAAAAAAATACAGTCCTGCTAGGACTTTTGCTCGTGGTCATTGGCGGTATACTTCCTATGCTCACGACTAACATTACATGGATTCTCGCGTTGCGTCTGGTGCTCGGTGCAGGTCTCGGAATGTTCAATTCGCTGGCTGTCAGCTTAATTAGCGATTTTTTTGAAGGGGACGAACGTGCCCAATTAGTAGGCTTTCAAAGCGCTGTTCAAGGGCTCGGAAGCAGCCTGGCTACCTTTGTGGCAGGACAGCTTGCCTTAATCAACTGGCAGTTCGCCTTTTTATGCTATGCGATCACCATTCCGATTGCGCTGTTATTCTTTCTTGTCATTCCCGAACCGGAGCGTGGGGAGCCTGCAGTCAGTTCAACCGGAACGGGCCGCAGGAGTGGTGGAGTATCCATACCTGTACTCGGATTAGGGGCTGCACTTTTCCTGTTTATGACTTTTATTATGATTGTGTATACCAAAACAGGCATTATGATTGCTGAAAAGAGTATGTCCAATGCTGATTTTTTAGGAACTGCGTTAACGCTGTTTTCCTTGTCAACCATGATTGCAGGTTTCTTGTTTGGTAGAATATATAAGTGGCTTAGAAATTACGCACCCTTTATCTCCAGTCTATTGACAGCAACAGGTTTTGTACTACTGTGGTTTGCTCAGAATGTGACCCTGGTTACCGTTGCCATGCTGATCATTGGCTTTAGTTTTGCGTTGTTTATTCCTTATATTTTTACCATACTAACTAAAATCGTCCCTAAAGGCAGTGAGACGATATCCATTTCCATTGCGATGGTAGGCTCTAATTTGGGAGCGTTTGCTTCACCTTATGTCATCAAGCTGGTGGGCATGTTGTTTGGAAATGAAACCGCCTCATTTGCATTCCTCGTTTCTGCGATTGTATTTATGATTGCTGCACTCATCTGTCTGGGAATCGCTATTAGAGGAAAGGGAAGCAAAACTCAGGCGGCAGTCCACAGTTAA
- a CDS encoding immunity 26/phosphotriesterase HocA family protein, whose amino-acid sequence MNSWLTNALRPYFGLEALEEHWDVVEIKEGYFICVDGDVIRKRISSTEDTYGESDVEILTRDRAFVLPKTARGKEKKLNYTSVSSIKAEGVTFSAGIRRDRPLSYVTAVNSKTGVKLPITGCEHLHSKEEIIDWLQRYPSLVPNDYDRKLDRLKHMKNQRYKTIPGDIFRVEIDLFTDGYVLVVGDLRQMQKDQLFTEESIWNSVMTMPLFVRPYLCTSRDRSITLESITAAPLSDTTWIVMDDSFMRGAYERVGHKLLVEEDTVFPIGYGSSMDSRKERTYSLSWGTGTVSKPEGETVFKSSRNFSNNGAYSGIVADCFGAWEEREWHKTLDNPLYKEERRKALAEFGFPEDISYDEFNRQTGGLTRSEYLAYLTRTYNGIRKMK is encoded by the coding sequence ATGAATAGTTGGTTAACGAACGCGTTACGACCGTACTTCGGGCTGGAGGCGCTGGAAGAGCATTGGGACGTGGTAGAAATTAAAGAAGGATACTTTATTTGTGTAGATGGAGACGTTATTCGCAAGCGAATTTCTTCCACTGAGGATACCTATGGAGAATCCGATGTAGAGATTCTTACGCGTGACCGGGCATTTGTTTTGCCTAAAACGGCTCGTGGCAAAGAGAAAAAGCTGAATTACACAAGTGTTTCGAGCATCAAGGCAGAAGGCGTGACCTTTTCAGCAGGCATTAGAAGGGATCGTCCTCTTAGTTATGTTACTGCTGTGAATAGCAAAACTGGCGTGAAACTCCCTATTACGGGATGTGAGCATTTACATAGTAAAGAAGAGATCATAGATTGGCTTCAACGTTACCCGTCACTTGTGCCTAACGACTATGATCGTAAGCTGGATCGGTTAAAGCATATGAAAAACCAGCGTTATAAAACCATCCCGGGAGACATCTTTCGTGTGGAAATAGACCTCTTCACAGATGGGTATGTACTGGTCGTCGGTGATTTGCGCCAAATGCAAAAGGATCAGTTGTTTACAGAGGAAAGCATTTGGAACAGTGTCATGACGATGCCTTTATTCGTACGTCCGTATTTGTGTACAAGTCGTGACCGTTCAATAACTTTGGAATCCATCACAGCCGCCCCGTTATCTGATACAACCTGGATTGTCATGGATGATTCCTTTATGCGTGGAGCCTACGAGCGAGTAGGGCATAAGCTGTTAGTGGAAGAGGATACTGTATTCCCCATCGGCTACGGCAGTAGTATGGATAGTAGAAAAGAAAGAACATATAGTCTGTCCTGGGGAACGGGTACGGTTTCCAAACCGGAAGGGGAGACCGTGTTCAAGTCTTCGCGAAATTTTTCAAATAACGGTGCTTATTCAGGTATCGTTGCCGACTGTTTTGGCGCCTGGGAAGAGCGGGAGTGGCATAAAACGCTGGATAATCCGTTGTATAAGGAGGAGCGTCGAAAAGCACTGGCTGAATTCGGATTCCCGGAAGACATTTCGTACGATGAGTTCAATCGCCAAACAGGAGGACTGACGCGTTCGGAATATCTCGCATATTTGACAAGGACCTATAACGGAATAAGAAAGATGAAATGA
- a CDS encoding AraC family transcriptional regulator, with protein MNLHELDQLLRTKTEIELLQQQSNQVINDLSEESEDERYFDVNRNMYRMPALFFFGEHDIYISKHNRFAPMLEHMHEFIELNYVYSGKCNQIIAGKEIQLCEGQVCVLDKDVPHSIAPLGEDDILINILLQRETISSLFLQRLSKKKSLIGEFLANSVLQHQHHNHFIIFESQHNENLQYILRRILIEYFSRQEDSMELVKAYLPIVFGELVRVLESEHNIHLNQQENNITSILNYMEEHYQHLSLQQLSNHFNYNSTYLSNKLKKVTGLTYTQLIANIKLNAAYSLVVNTNLPFEMIFKQVGYNSMSFFYKKFKTAYGATPQNIRNKQLKK; from the coding sequence ATGAACCTTCATGAGTTGGACCAGCTGCTGAGAACCAAAACGGAAATTGAGCTTTTACAACAACAAAGCAATCAGGTGATTAACGACCTCTCCGAAGAATCGGAGGATGAACGATACTTTGATGTGAATCGGAATATGTATCGTATGCCTGCTTTGTTTTTCTTCGGAGAACATGATATTTATATTAGCAAGCATAATAGATTTGCTCCAATGCTGGAGCATATGCATGAATTTATCGAATTAAACTATGTTTATTCAGGCAAGTGCAATCAAATCATAGCAGGCAAAGAAATTCAGCTTTGTGAAGGCCAGGTGTGTGTTCTGGATAAGGATGTGCCGCACAGCATCGCTCCTTTGGGAGAAGACGATATCCTTATTAATATCTTGCTGCAAAGAGAAACGATTTCTTCCCTGTTCCTGCAACGGTTATCCAAGAAAAAAAGCCTGATTGGCGAATTTCTCGCCAACTCTGTCCTCCAGCATCAGCACCATAATCACTTTATTATTTTTGAGTCGCAGCATAATGAGAACCTTCAATATATCCTGCGCAGAATCCTGATTGAGTATTTTTCCAGGCAAGAGGATTCGATGGAATTGGTCAAGGCTTATTTGCCGATTGTTTTTGGAGAATTGGTCCGTGTATTGGAAAGCGAGCATAATATTCACTTGAACCAGCAGGAAAATAATATTACCTCTATTCTGAATTACATGGAAGAGCATTATCAGCATTTAAGCCTGCAGCAATTATCCAATCATTTTAATTACAATAGTACGTATTTAAGTAATAAATTAAAAAAAGTAACCGGTCTTACTTACACTCAGCTTATTGCCAACATTAAACTCAATGCAGCCTATTCTCTGGTAGTGAATACCAACCTGCCGTTCGAAATGATATTTAAGCAGGTTGGATATAACAGCATGAGTTTTTTCTATAAAAAATTTAAAACGGCGTATGGTGCCACCCCGCAAAATATCCGCAACAAACAGTTGAAGAAATGA
- a CDS encoding SMI1/KNR4 family protein, producing MWSIHFEHQFIKCPVATGEQIANFLKTWNIKLSEQEIHEIQQRQVNPFPKSSPLYDQYKPLDPVSWHLPQGQFANSYIEFLKYSNGGEFQNGERYFQFFDTEDLREMNLAYELPAYMPGAVSFAMDGSGNHYMFDMREEKRNNEYPILFAHSGSLGYDECEQVAHSFMELCTEKWALY from the coding sequence ATGTGGAGTATTCACTTTGAACATCAATTTATAAAATGTCCGGTAGCAACTGGTGAACAAATCGCAAATTTTTTGAAAACATGGAACATAAAGCTATCGGAGCAGGAAATTCACGAAATCCAACAAAGACAAGTGAACCCTTTTCCGAAATCGTCTCCACTTTATGATCAATATAAACCGCTAGATCCTGTTAGCTGGCATTTGCCCCAAGGACAATTTGCTAATAGTTACATAGAATTCCTGAAGTACTCTAATGGCGGGGAATTTCAAAATGGAGAACGTTATTTTCAGTTTTTCGATACCGAAGATTTGAGAGAAATGAACCTCGCCTATGAGCTGCCGGCTTATATGCCAGGTGCCGTGTCATTTGCGATGGACGGTAGTGGAAATCACTATATGTTTGATATGAGAGAGGAAAAAAGAAACAACGAATATCCCATTCTTTTTGCTCATTCTGGTAGTTTGGGGTACGACGAATGTGAACAGGTAGCTCATTCTTTTATGGAGCTATGCACAGAAAAATGGGCTTTATATTGA